A genomic region of Fodinisporobacter ferrooxydans contains the following coding sequences:
- a CDS encoding G1 family glutamic endopeptidase codes for MKKALKLSLGAIVLSNLLILPSALATSSNTQESIHFVAPPATFNPLNAINDELKKYGFPEKPNDPKELSVWKDHMSHAKHFIPPVLKTVVGTTHKTHVKSTSDTYTPNWSGWVATPNSGFSFAKIAGDFYATDISSSTVDSHVSSWVGLGGLNNSKLIQAGVEGVATTHWLSSTTTAYYVWTEMLPDQPYEQQISSFPINSGDHLYVHIVYGTHQDSSGNTIGDATFYIENLTQNNYTYYATSTLNATNDYYGGTAEWIDERPTVNGSYSNLAKFGTDTWTNLYAGTPSVSASLGSWANYPLNMRNPNNYNDLLAGPGSYNSASNLFVNYWYNYN; via the coding sequence ATGAAAAAAGCATTAAAATTGTCACTAGGTGCTATTGTATTATCAAATTTATTAATTCTTCCTAGTGCATTAGCTACTTCTAGTAATACTCAAGAAAGTATACATTTTGTTGCTCCGCCAGCTACTTTTAATCCCTTAAATGCAATAAATGATGAACTTAAAAAGTATGGATTTCCCGAAAAACCTAATGATCCAAAAGAACTATCAGTATGGAAAGATCATATGAGTCATGCAAAACACTTCATACCTCCCGTTTTAAAAACTGTAGTAGGAACTACCCATAAAACTCATGTTAAATCGACAAGTGATACATACACTCCTAACTGGTCTGGATGGGTAGCGACCCCGAATTCAGGTTTTTCATTCGCGAAAATTGCTGGTGACTTTTATGCTACAGATATCTCTTCATCTACCGTGGATTCCCATGTATCTAGTTGGGTTGGCTTAGGGGGTCTTAATAACAGTAAACTAATTCAAGCTGGTGTTGAAGGTGTTGCTACAACACATTGGCTTTCTTCAACAACGACGGCCTATTATGTATGGACAGAAATGCTACCTGATCAACCTTACGAACAACAAATTTCCAGCTTTCCCATAAATTCTGGTGATCATTTGTATGTTCACATTGTGTATGGAACCCATCAGGATTCTTCTGGTAATACAATTGGGGATGCTACCTTTTACATTGAGAATTTAACACAGAATAATTATACATACTATGCGACTAGCACTCTAAACGCAACAAACGATTATTATGGTGGAACCGCTGAGTGGATAGATGAAAGACCAACAGTAAATGGATCTTATTCAAATTTGGCTAAGTTTGGCACTGACACTTGGACTAATTTATATGCAGGAACTCCTTCTGTTTCGGCATCCTTAGGATCGTGGGCCAACTATCCATTAAATATGAGAAACCCAAATAATTATAATGATTTATTAGCGGGGCCAGGTTCATATAATTCAGCTTCAAATTTGTTTGTTAACTATTGGTATAATTATAATTGA